The stretch of DNA CATGCCACCGATGATGATGATGCCGCTAATCGCATTGGTAACGCTCATTAAAGGCGTATGTAGCGCCGGGGCCACATCCCAAATCACTTTCCAGCCCAGAAAAATCGAGAGTACAAACACCGTCAAGTGTGACAGGAATGAGTCTGGAGCCCAAAAGCCCACTGCAATCAAAGCCAGCGTGATCAGCGTGGTCCATACCACCGTGCCCAACCATCCTTTGTCAGGTTGAGCTGCTCCATCGGTTGATTTCCCTTCCTCTAGGTTCTGCGCCATCGGCTTTTCCTGAGCAGGCAGCGGCGCAGGTCGAGGTGCGGGCCAGGTAACTTCTCCAGCTCGCATCACCGTCGTTCCCCGAATCACCTCATCCTCAAAATTGAGGTTGTATTGGGCCGAACCCCCCAGGTCATGTAGCAGGTGGTAGAGGTTGGTGCCATAGAGTTGGCTAGCCTGAGAGGCCATGCGGCTAGGCAAATCGGTTAAGCCCACAATCCTCACGCCACTGTGGCTAGAGACTTCGCCAGGTTGGGTCACTTCGCAGTTTCCCCCTTGCTCTGCCGCCATATCAACCACAACCGATCCCGGCTTCATACTCTCCACCATGTCCCGAGTAATCAGCAGGGGCGCTTTTTTACCCGGGATCAGCGCCGTGGTGACAATAATATCGACTTCCCTAGCTTGCTGAGCAAACAGGGCCATCTCCGCTGCAATAAAGGCTGGGCTCATTTCCTTGGCATAGCCACCCGTCCCAGAGCCATCTTCCTGAAAATGCAGCTCTAGAAACTCAGCCCCCAAACTCTGCACCTGTTCCTTGACAGCAGGCCGAGTGTCAAAAGCTTTGACCACCGCACCCAGGCTACGGGCTGTGCCAATAGCTGCCAGACCCGCCACCCCAGCCCCAATCACCAGCACCCGCGCCGGAGGCATTTTGCCCGCTGCCGTAATCTGTCCAGTGAAACAACGGCCAAACTGATTAGCAGCTTCTATCACAGCCCGGTAACCGGCGATATTGGCCATCGAGCTAAGGGCATCCATCTTCTGAGCCCGGGAAATGCGGGGCACTAGATCCATCGCCAACACCGTAGCCCGGCGCTCAGCTAGTTTGCCCATTAAGTCCGGGTTTTGGGCAGGCCAGATAAAGCTGATCAAA from Pseudanabaena sp. FACHB-2040 encodes:
- the pntA gene encoding Re/Si-specific NAD(P)(+) transhydrogenase subunit alpha yields the protein MTIATELETSLETQSAGGNQPKRVGIPKEVFAGESRVAATPETAKKLQKLGFEVLIESGAGEAASFPDAAYAAVGCEILPDPQSIWQQADIVLKVRPPIEHPTLGTHEADLLPAEKTLISFIWPAQNPDLMGKLAERRATVLAMDLVPRISRAQKMDALSSMANIAGYRAVIEAANQFGRCFTGQITAAGKMPPARVLVIGAGVAGLAAIGTARSLGAVVKAFDTRPAVKEQVQSLGAEFLELHFQEDGSGTGGYAKEMSPAFIAAEMALFAQQAREVDIIVTTALIPGKKAPLLITRDMVESMKPGSVVVDMAAEQGGNCEVTQPGEVSSHSGVRIVGLTDLPSRMASQASQLYGTNLYHLLHDLGGSAQYNLNFEDEVIRGTTVMRAGEVTWPAPRPAPLPAQEKPMAQNLEEGKSTDGAAQPDKGWLGTVVWTTLITLALIAVGFWAPDSFLSHLTVFVLSIFLGWKVIWDVAPALHTPLMSVTNAISGIIIIGGMLQISSDWTSPVTILGAIAVVLGMVNVAGGFMVTQRMLNMFHR